From the Hordeum vulgare subsp. vulgare chromosome 1H, MorexV3_pseudomolecules_assembly, whole genome shotgun sequence genome, the window GcaacaaaagaataaaaaggataCTACACCCTGGCATATTCTTAAGAGGAGAGGATGTGAACCTTGAGAGTGGAAATGGCGTGCAAATTAGGGGCAATGTCCATATGATGCACGCCGAGCAGCCACCCGCATCGGGCCAAAACACCGTGGTGGCACCAACACCCAACTCGATCTTGGTGAGTATTGAGGTCGATGTCTATAGGAAGAGAACTCATGTCGACATCATTGGCAGGGAGCTTCAAATGATGCCAATGTGTATCTGCAGCCTTATCTTCAGTCTTCAGTGGCGCAGAAAGCTAACCACAAATTGGCTTTTGAATTTTATGGGCCATTTGAAATCGTGGAGCGTGTCGATGAAGTGGCTTACAAACTGTTGCTTCCTTCCATTAGCAAAGTGCACCCAGTTTTTCATGTATCGCTACTCAGGAGAGTTCTTTCTCCAGACTGTCAAGTATTACCCCAATTCCCTACCTCTGATGATCAGTTTCAGGTTCCTGAGCAAGTGCTGCAGCAACGGGTGGTCAAACGTGGCTCTCATTCTATGGTTCAAGTGCTGATAAAATGGAGCAACCCGGCTGAAGACATGGCTACCTGGGAGGACAAGGTTTCATTGCAGAAGCAATTTCCTCGGGCAACGGCTTGGGGTCAAGCCGTTTCTAAGAAGGGAGGGATTGTCAGCGACCAAACAGCTGACAGGCCCATGTCGCCAAAGCAAGACCGGCCCAGACGAGTGCCTCGCAAACCGGCTCGGCTCGCTGGGCCCGAATGGGCTTGAGGCCCGGGATCGTCTTATATTACCACCTAGCGCTCAGGTGGTTGGACGAACGGCTAGGACGACGTGTATGGCGTGTGTTGTTGagtgttcttcctcctctccttctctcCTCCAATTGTACCCCCTTTGTAGCTCGAGATGAATGAAATCGGATGAATTCGAACCCTAGTCCTCATATATTGTACTCCCTTCATTTCTaaatatatgtcattttagagatttcaatacgaattatatatatatatatgtatataggcatattatagaatatagattcattcattttgttctttAGTTCATTGAAATCTGTAAAAGAAAGTACATACTTGAAATGagttacttcctccgttcctaaatataaataagATTTTTTGTAAAGATGAATTAcctcctccgtttctaaatataagaccttctagAGATTTCAATacggattacatacggatgtatatagacatattttagagtatacattcgttcattttgttccgtatgtagtccataataagatctttaaaatgtcttatatttagaaacggagggagtacatatgaatgtatataaaCATAGTTTAAAGTTTAGATTCATTCATACTGTTTTGTATATAGTAGTTGTTAGTATATAATCTCatgtcttatactccctccgtttctaaatataagtcttttaagcgattttactagggatctacatacggagcaaaatgattgaatctatattctaaaatatgtttatatacatccgtatgtagttactAGTGAAACttgtagaaagacttatatttaggaaaagaGGGAGTATTTAGGAAACGGAGGGAATAGTTGTCTGTATAAACGAAGTTGTGAATGGATGATAAACATTTTCCATGGAGGCCAACATTTCGACTTTGTGATTTTCCCCCTCTCTAAAATATACACGAGCTCAAATTATTGAGCGTGAGGTCTCCCCGTGGCGTGGACTAGTCGCTCCGATGAGGAATTGCTCCGGCGTGATCCTCATCGTCTCCCTCGccgccctgctcctcctcctctcgcctTCTCCCTTCACCGCCCACCAGCCCGCCACCTTCCCCGCCGGCTCGGTCGCCGACCTCCTGCCCTCCCTCCCCGGACTCTCGGGCCTTTACCCCGCCCCCGCCAACTCCACCGCGCACCTCTCCTGGCACCTCCTCCGCCCCATCCTTTCCCGCTCCGATGCGATCCCAGGCACCGCCGCGGGCGTCCTCGAGGCGGCCGCCGCCTGGcgcaacctcaccgccgccgtcgCGGCGGCAACCGGCAGCAACCAGGACACCCGCGACGCGGACTGCCGGGCGTCCGTGGATGGGGATCTGCGCGCTCGCGGGGTCAAGATCCCGTGCGGGCTCGCGGAGGGCGCCGCGGTGACGGTGGTCGGGGTGCCCAAGCAAGGAGCGGCCAGGTTCCGGGTGGAGTTGgtgggaggaggcggcgaggtGGTGGCGTGCTTCAATGTCAGTCTCGGGCCTTCCGGGATGGTGGTGGAGCAGAGTTCTTGGACTCGTGAGGACGGCTGGGGGGAGTGGGAGCGGTGCCCGCCGCTTGGTCACATCGGCAGCAATAGCAGCTGGCAGCTAAGGTGATCCTTTTTTGTCACTGTTGCTTGCTGAGATCTGCAAATTTGAACTCTTTGAGGCACGCTCTTACCAGCTATCATGCTTTCAGTTGATGGCGTCTAGAGATATCAGGACTTTGGTGTTCGATCTAGCTTGGTGCCATGGTTGAGATACCTGCATTCTCTCTGTTAATGGATAAGGATCTCTACATATAGACTGTCCCTGTGGCTTAACATAGATTGTTCCCTACATATAGATTGTCCCCTGTGGCCCCGTGTCTGATCTTACAGTTACTGTTGCTTTGCAGCCAACTCAATGCAGAGATTATCTCATACATTGAGTTAACTATATAGAGAATAGAGTATGAGATAATCTTAACTATATACAGAATTGAGTGAACTATATACATAGGATGATACATTGAGTTAACTCAATGCATCAACTCTATGTAGTACTATTTAGCATTGCGCTATGCTTGAATAGTGTTGTCCAGATGATTAACTCACGTTGTTAATGAATACATTACATGAAAGACTGGTATGTTGCATCAGTGCATATTAGTGGTTAGACTTTGATTGGGTATGCAAGAATGCAAAATGATAAGGCAGTATTTCTCTGTGGTTATGACTGGGTATCTGTGTTATGATGAACTGGGTATGCAAGAACTCAGCAAGCATCACTTTTGATATGATTGACTGTGTTTAGGATCACTGAGTTAAACACTGTGTTGATCTTCAGTTCATCATAACACAGATACACAATAATTATGTATGCTGAAAATGAGAGCAACCAACAAATGGGTGCCATTGCCATAATTGTTCGATTAGATACCATGTTGTGCCCTCAGCAAATTTATCACGACCAGTCTCTAGTGGTGGTTGATGTCATTTTGAACAGTCCGTAAGTCAGAATATTCTACTCTCAGGGGCCGACCCAGCCCAAGAATTCAGCGAGGGCCGAAGTGACTGGGGGCAAAAATATTTGGATTTGGGCTTCATAGCAGTAAAAACAGAAATTGACTGGGGGCCTgggcccccactcagcccaacatGGTTCCGCTCCTGCTACTGTCAGCCTCCAAGTGGATCGATTTAGCAATTTTGTGGTTTATTAAAAAGTTGCTACCAGGCTACCAGTGAACAGTCTTTATTTTCGTTGCTTGTTGGGGTTTTAGTTGTTGATGGTGGTTGAGTATATCTATATTCAAAGAATCGTTGGGTAAAAGTAATATGTTAATTGCCCTTAGAACTTTGATTTACCATTTGAGTAGCTACAGTGGTGATGACCAAAAGGTGCAACGATCCTATATGCCGAATGAACAACTTTTGTTCTAGCAGTCCTTGTATGACACTATCATGGCTCTTATTATTAGTAATAATGTTATTGTTATGGAAACAACTTTTGGCTAGGGTATACTTAGAGGCGTGGGTAGAGAAATGTAATTAGGGCTGTGTACGAAGGCCTTATAGCGAAGGTCATTGTACATTGACAAAGTGACACGACGACGTTTTTTAAATAGGTTCAGTCGCCTCGTGGGAGCGCGACCTACGTCCTATGAAGAGAGCCGTCGGGAGCAATGCTCAGTACACGGAACGTTTAGAACGTTGCCATTTCCGAAGTCCCACAACTCCCGACGGTCCGTTGCCATTTCCGAAGTCCCACAACTCCCGACGTTTTGGACTTTTGTTGACTATGGTGGCTTGCTTGGGCCCATGGTAGCTTGCTTGGACTTGTGTTGACTGTCTTGTACTTGCGTTGGCCATCCATGTGGATGCCATGTAGGACTTAAGTGGGCCTCCGGTATAATTTAGCCATTCCCTCAACAAATAAAACATATCTGTATATACTATTTGAATTATGTAATATTTTTCTTGTTATTATAGTTTCTGGTGGTTCTGATAAAACAAAATTTCTTTTGATCAGTCCGGTCGATGCCCTTGTTCGTTGCAATCAGCAAGTGAGTGCGAATAACATTCAGGGGAGTAGCAATACCACACAGAATGTTAGTGCAAACCATCCTGAAGATGAAAAGAGGCTCAAAGGACGTGCACATTTCAGTGGCAGTTCCACAATTGTCGAAGGAGAGCCTTTCACAGCAACACTGTGGGCTGGTGCTGAGGGCTTCCATTTGACAGTAAATGGGAGGCACGAGACATCATTTGCATACAGAGAGGTAATCTTATGCTAAGTGATAAGATTGCATTCATCAATGTTCATGAGTATTGGATAATTATGAATACTGTTAGGTTTTTGATAGAGGTTGGAGCCATGGTCAGTAGCAGAAGTCAAGGTCTCTGGAGATTTGGAGCTCCTATCAATCTTGGCTAATGGACTGCCAGTTTCAGAAGATGTAGACATGGCTAGTGTTGAGCTTCTGAAGGCCCCACCTGTTCCAAAGAAGCGAATTTTTCTTCTTGTTGGTGTTTTCTCTACTGGAAACAACTTCAAGCGCCGGATGGCTTTGAGGCGAACATGGATGCAATACGAGTCTGTCCGCTCAGGCGAAGTAGCCGTGCGGTTTTTCACTGGCCTTGTAAGCTTACTTCAATGGCCTTGAGTGCAGTTACAGTTTTTCAGGTTCTTTCTTTTGCATCAATACTTCTGTTCACTTGTGATTGCTTATTGGATTGAGTGCAACTTGCTTATATCTTGGATCTTCCTAATCGTAATTGTTTTTCCAGTTTCCTGTGGCAATTATTATATCTACACAGACTAGCTTCTACGTAGTAGTACATGAACACCAATTCCATTCACATTCTTGGGAGAGACTGACCATGTTTCTTTATAATATGGATATTAGATGAAACAAAATCACATTGTGTTGTATAACTTGCTAAATTTTGTTTTGGATCGAGGAACATTTAGTGACTATATCCACACGTGACAGATGGGTTTTCACTTAGTTGTTACATAGTTACTTCAAAGCTGATTACagtgagaaaaaaaaagaaggggaaGATAATATAATAATTTTTGGGTGTCGATCCTGTATAGGAATGTTTTGGACCTAAGATGCAAATAGACCCTTACACTGCTTCTTGTTGGACTAACAACTTCTTGTTATACTAATACACCAATGAATAGATTAGAAAATTTGTATATTTATTACTTTCTGTGTTGAAGAAATATATATTTCATTGTTTCCTACCTCTTACATTTGAAGTAGGCTTATATAGCATTAACAATCCAGCTAGCACCTTGTTCAGTAGTTAAGTTGTTGCAGATAAAATTTAAAATGCAGAAAAATTAATAAAATCCCAGCTATATCCCTACAATgcagatcttcttcttccttggttttGTTTTATTCATGGCAGTCATGAAGCTTAAATTAGCACTGGGTAACCAAGGTGAATTTCTGTGAAGAATAACATGACAAGGTTAAATTGAAGGAACAAATTTTTTCAAGCTCAGTTTTCATCCATGACAAATAACTTCTCAAGTGTTACTATAACCTAGTACTGGTTTCATCCAATGTGATCGTCATTTTTTCGGCCTAAAATGCAGCATAAGAATGATCAGGTCAATATGGAATTATGGAGAGAAGCTCAGCTGTACGGTGATATCCAGTTTATGCCATTTGTTGACTACTATACCTTGATCACTCTGAAGACTGTTGCAATTTGTATGTTTGGGGTATGTATTCTCTTTCAGGTTTGCAGCTTATAAGAACTTCATTTTCCTTGCTCTGTAGACCATAACTAGATCTTCAAATACTCCAAAATTACAATGGTTTTTGGAAGACCACGGTTTATTAACTTATGTTATTTACTGGATACAAACACCTTTGTTATGGTTTACTTATTATACATGTTGTATGTGTTAAGTAAACCTGAAATCACCATGGTTTAGCGCCTTCTCAAATTCCAGATATGGGCTATAGCCTGTATCTACTATCTAGCAATATATTCACATCCTGGTAACATAAACTTATATTTTGTCTACAAATTTGCAGACCAAAATTATGCCTGCAAAGTACATCATGAAAACAGATGACGATGCTTTTGTTAGGATTGATGAAGTCATGTCTAGCCTGAAGAAGAGCAACCCCCGTGGTCTTTTGTATGGTCTTATGTCTTTCCAGTCTTCACCACACAGAGACAAGGATAGCAAGTGGTTTATCAGTCCAAAGGTACGGCATGTTTCCAGTTACCCTGCCCTGCACGCAGATATCATTCTTAGGCTGCTTTTCTTACCCCCGAGGAACGCAGGAATGGCCTGTTGAAACATATCCGCCATGGGCTCATGGTCCGGGATACATAATTTCAAGGGACATTGCTAAGTTTGTGGTTCGAGGTCACCTAGAGCGAACGCTTCAGGTTCGAAGATAAACCAACTCGCATCGCAATGCGTTCATAAACTTCTTTCTTGTGTTTACCCATCGACAACTCTCTTGATTTTCCTCGTTGCTGCCTCAGCTATTTAAGCTTGAGGATGTGGCGATGGGAATATGGATCCAGCAATACAAAGAGAGCGGCCAGGAAGTGAACTACGCCAACGACGAGCGCTTCTACAACGAAGGATGCGATTCTGATTACGTGCTCGCCCACTATCAGAGCCCGAGGCTCATGCTGTGCTTGTGGGAGAAGCTCCAGAAGGAATCTCAAGCAGTGTGCTGTGAATAACTTTGGATGGGGCCGTCCGAGCAAGGACGTGGTAGATTAGTTagtcttgtttgttgttgttgttgttgttgttgttgttgttgttgttgttgttgttgtagtatgcTGTGGGAAGTAGGCGTGTAACAGTTGTAACGATCGGCGATCATCTTTTTTTGGTCTGATCAACGGTTTCGTTTCACGGAAGAGAGAGTGTTGGTCCATGTAAAATACGTCTGTTGTTCTCATACGAGTCTTTGAAAGATATGAAATACTTACAAATTAGAGATCTCGAGCATTCCATATGCTTGTTCCCAGCGACGAAGTTAATGGCAAATAAAACCATGTGCATAACTTCAATTTATAACCTGAGTAGATTTTTCCCTTTCTTTTTGAAATGCCTCTGTTGGAACAGATTGATCGAATGAGAAGCATGTGATTTTCTTTAGTGGTTGTGATAGAGATGTAGAGATAGCAAAATGAATTGACTTGTGGGGGCAGAGCCTCCCCAGGATCCCAGCAGTGGTCTACAAATGCTTGCAGCGGGCAGCGGCATATCCTCTGCAGGATTGGGCGCTGGCTCACAGCCAGCGACTTCCCTCTCGGCCCAACGTACGGCCCGGTAGCACAGAGAACGAAGAAATAGTAACTTTTATTTATCGAGCAGACCACGCCATAGGCGCCTCCCATTTGTTCCTCCTCCTCAGAAAGCGCGcaaggagagggagagatggCGCTGGCTATCCTGGCGAGGCGGAGGGCGGCGGAGGCCGTGGCGCGGCGGGCGCACGCCCCCGGGGCGGCGGCGCTGTCGGCGTGGAGGGCgtacgcggcggcggcggcggcggaggagagcGACGTCGTGGTGGTCGGCGGCGGCCCGGGCGGGTACGTGGCGGCCATCAAGGCGGCGCAGCTGGGGCTCAAGACCACCTGCATCGAGAAGCGGGGCACCCTCGGCGGGACCTGCCTCAACGTCGGGTGCATCCCCTCCAAGGTGATTCATTGACTGACTGACGACGCCCTCCCCATTTGTTTGTGTGATGCATGGCTATTAGTTAGCCTCTTGTCGTTCCTTGTAGCTCGTGTGGTGTTGCTTTTTCTATTATGAAATTGATGCGAGTTTGGTTGGTTCTCGTTGCCTTGGCGGCCTTGGGTAACAACTAACAAGGCTTATATATATTTGTTATTCCAACTTCTAGTAAGCATCGTCTGAGCAGATTATTTTTGTTTGCTTTATAGCTAACTCTGGTTCCAGTTAGATTTTGCACCCTTATAAATTCTGTATACACGCACTTGCGAGGGCTTCATCTGCAATCAGTTAAACGGgtctatttttttttttttttgccttgTCAACAGAATTTATAGTAGGAGTACGTCCTAAATGGCGAAGGGTTTTCCACACTTATCCCCCCAAACAGTTGACCAGAACACTGTTCCTGCTGAAACAAAAGCATTAAGTCAAATCTTTATATGTGAGAGTGAAACATCtttgtactactccctccgtcccaaaataactgtcttaactttgtactagctctagtataaaattatactaagcttaagacacttattttgggacggagggagtacatgtttaTCCTTCCTATATTTCAAATATATGATTTAAGCTATACTACAATACAAGCTAAACTTACTCTTGTTCGACATAAACATCTACACGGTAACTCAACTTCTCATAAGGTAGGAAGATTGGCTAGGAAGTGACGTAGTGGGGATAGATGGAGAAGTTAGATGGGTAGGGATGGCAACTagccaactactccctccgtttttaaatacaaGCCCTATTAAAATCTTTAAAAgggcttatatttaaaaacggagggagtagaacggAAAgagttcatttcttgcttccctcTTACAATAGGATACATCCCCCATATGAACCTTCTAAGTCGATTACACTGAACAGCAAGTCCAGTTTGTAACAGCTGGAACCATATCCTAACATACAAAGTCAACAACATAATTTGACTCCCAAGACAAAGACTCCTAATTGGATGCAAACTCTAGCATAGTTGGATACACTATTGCAAGGTTGGATATTACTAATATATGTGCACAACATCTTTCTCTACAGGCCTATCATCCGTATAGCTCCTACATAAGGTTTATGTTGTAGCTTAGGATTCTCTTAGCATAAGATTAACAACTTTATCTGGAATCTAAACATTTGATGTATTTCTTCTATGTGAACAAGTACACCTAGAGAATTATCTACGTTGGTGATATATCCTTGCAGATGTGCTTATTGGGAACACTTCTAACTCCCTTCCATGGTTCTGATCCGCCAGGCTCTGTTGCACTCTTCTCATATGTACCATGAAGCAAAGACTTCTTTTGCGCACCATGGAGTGAAAATCTCTAACCTGGAAGTGGATCTCCCAGCCATGATGGCGCAGAAAGACAAGGCTGTGGCCGGATTAACAAAAGGAATCGAAGGCCTCTTTAAGAAGAACAAAGTGACGTATGTCAAAGGCTTTGGGAAACTTACCTCCCCTTCAGAAGTATCGGTTGATTTGGTTGATGGTGGTAACACTGTTGTCAAAGGAAAAAACATAATCATTGCCACTGGATCTGATGTAAAATCACTTCCTGGGATCACAATCGATGAGAAGAAGATTGTTTCATCTACTGGTGCCCTGTGCTTGTCGGGTATCCCAAAGAAAATGGTTGTCATTGGAGCTGGTTACATTGGCCTGGAAATGGGTTCAGTCTGGAATCGTCTTGGGACAGAGGTCACTGTGGTTGAATTTGCTCCGGACATAGTCCCATCAATGGATGGTGAAATCAGGAAGCAGTTCCAACGCATGTTGCAGAAGCAGAAAATGAAGTTTATGCTCAAGACAAAGGTGGTCGGAGTTGATACCTCTGGAGACGGGGTGAAGCTAACACTTGAGCCTGCAGCTGGAGGTGAGCAGAGCACCCTTGAAGCAGACATCGTTCTTGTCTCTGCTGGGAGAACCCCTTATACCGCCGGGCTCGGGCTGGATGCCATTGGGGTTGAGATGGACAAGGCTGGCAGGATCCTCGTCGATAAGAGATTCATGACCAATGTGAATGGAGTGTATGCGATTGGTGATGCCATCCCTGGGCCCATGCTTGCCCACAAGGCTGAAGAGGATGGTGTGGCATGTGTTGAGTTCCTCGCTGGCAAGGAAGGTCACGTCGACTACGATCTGGTGCCTGGTGTGGTCTACACACACCCAGAGGTGGCATCCGTTGGCAAGACGGAGGAGCAGGTGAAGGCCTCAGGAATTCCCTACCGAGTTGGCAAATTCCCGCTCATGGCGAACAGCCGTGCGAAGGCTATCGATGATGCCGAGGGGATGGTTAAGGTCGTGGCTGACAAGGAAACTGACAAGATTCTTGGTGTGCACATAATGGCGCAGAATGCTGGAGAGATCATCCATGAAGCTGTGCTTGCCCTGCAGTATGGAGCGTCGAGCGAGGATGTTGCCCGGATATGCCATGCTCACCCCACTGTGAGTGAAGCCCTCAAGGAGGCTTGCTTGCAAACCCATTCTAAAGCCATCCACATATAATCTTTCCTTTTCTGTTATTACTTGTCTCAGCAAGTTCcaaaattttgtaataattttgGATGTATGGGAACAAAAAGCGTATGGTTGTCATTTCGCCCTGTCGGCGATACTGTGAATTAACAGTTGCCAGTGCCACAGGATCGTTGTACATGCCATTGAATTTATGTTTCCTTCTTAGGCCCTACATCTGGAGTGAGGCGTTTTGGAGACCGAGGCCGGTATTTTGAAGAAGACCAGAAAAAAAATGCTATTTACAAGTTTTAGGAAAAATCATTTTTTTTGCAAGGATACATATAGATGTTTTTTACATGTCTgtatgcaaaaaagaaaaaaatactgGCCAAAAAAGAACAAAAGGAAGGCCCATTTTTATACACATATTTGTCCTTTTTGTGTACATCACGTATGAAAATGCATGTTGCTGGAAATTCATATTAGATATTTTACTATGGACTAAATAGTagtagcaaaatgagtgaatctacacgctaaaatatgtcaaatatatatatccgtatgtacTAGTTCATAATAAGATATCtagaagacttatatttagaaaccgcCGATGTACTACACAGTTATATGTAGCTCATTGCATACGTGTTGCAACGGGGCAAACATATTTTGATGATTCAACACGGAGGCAAACATATTTTGATTATTCAATCCCAATTACAAGTGTCAAAAGTTGGGTACTTTTTACGCGGGCAATGACTCAAAAAAGAGAAGTCGTGGAGTTTTTTTATGGTCTTTCCCACATCGACATCACCAGCTAAGATCGTGTTGCGGAATGGGAATGAGAGATTTTAAGAGGAGCTCACATAAATGATACTAGGTGATTTCCCGGGCATTGACGCAGGATTTTAAAAGATAAATTTtatttttacatgaataaaattatgtaaattaaaagctattattTTTAGGAAGTATTTATGTGTGAATAAAGAATATGCATGGATGTTAGACGTCGATGGTGATAAAGATATTAAATTAAAGTATGCATATGCTACAAGACAGTGAATGATGATGTGGCACATTTGGTGATGTGAAGGATTGTATGTTGAGAGAATTAGAATGGGTTAAATATACTCAAGGTGCCTTGACTTATCATGCACGGTTAATATAGTGTCTAAAGTTATAAAATACATGAAATTAATGTTCGAAATTAGAAAACTTCATATTTTATTTAATCGCTCAAGAAAACTTCAGAAATTAGAAATTAGAAAGATAAAAAATGAGTGATACAGGGTCGAACCTGGGCTCTCGTAATCACGGATAGCATTGTACACATAGGTTGTCCACCGTGTCATACACTGCTGAGTGCATATATAAGAGGTATTTTTTTACacaatactccctctgttccgaaatataagaccttttagatatttgactatagactacatacggagtaaaataaatgaacttacactctaaaatatgactacatacatccgtatgtagtatatagtgaaatctctaaaatgtcttatatataggaacggagggagtacaatggaAGTCTAACGAAATTTGGAAGTCACTTACTCTTTTCGTTCGGTGAAGAGTGTACGTTTCGCTTtaaaaaaatccataaaaaaatgtaatttcatcttttcaatgcattttaaagtagaaaaaaaatGCTTCTTTCTCATCACATGATAATCAAGATCAATAACATTCTACTCATAGTGTCCTTAACTGGTACATGCACTTAGCTCATTGAGGGTTGGATAATTAAAGAGAAGAGAGATGGTGGCTTGCACCTTTTCAATGTATTTTTTACTTCACTTCATAATTTGTCTTAAAATGTTTATATGTTCACTTTTcaccgaacggagggagtagagcaCATGCATACGTTTTTGTGTGAAAACAATCAactctttttgaaacttttaagtGTCAGTTTTTAGCCTTACAAAAGTGCTCGAAACGGTTTTTATTTCTATTGGACACTTCTATGGACCCGCACaagttttattttcattttttcaggttctttatttttatttttcatattatTATTACCGCTCAAAATAAAAGAAATGCAAGAAAAAAATACAATGGCcataaactttaaaaaaatgttagtaCGTTTCAAAAATGTTTAACATGTTCTTTGAATTATTTTCACGTGTATTAAAAAATTATAACATGTATTTAGAAAAGTATTCATATTAAAAAATGGCATTGTGTATTGAAAAAAGTTCAACATGTATTActtcctccatcccaaaattcttgtcttagatttatctacaaatggatgtatctaaatactaaaatatgactagatacattcatatctacacaaatgtaagacaagaattttgggatggagggagtataaattTATTTTATAACATTTGAATAATTTTATTAAAAATTTCAACATAATACTTATTAATGCATGTTGAATAGTTTACAAAATACAACATTGTCAATTTGTTAATAATTGGGTATTTTAGAATTACAGTGAAGAAAACAGT encodes:
- the LOC123409150 gene encoding hydroxyproline O-galactosyltransferase GALT3 codes for the protein MRNCSGVILIVSLAALLLLLSPSPFTAHQPATFPAGSVADLLPSLPGLSGLYPAPANSTAHLSWHLLRPILSRSDAIPGTAAGVLEAAAAWRNLTAAVAAATGSNQDTRDADCRASVDGDLRARGVKIPCGLAEGAAVTVVGVPKQGAARFRVELVGGGGEVVACFNVSLGPSGMVVEQSSWTREDGWGEWERCPPLGHIGSNSSWQLSPVDALVRCNQQVSANNIQGSSNTTQNVSANHPEDEKRLKGRAHFSGSSTIVEGEPFTATLWAGAEGFHLTVNGRHETSFAYRERLEPWSVAEVKVSGDLELLSILANGLPVSEDVDMASVELLKAPPVPKKRIFLLVGVFSTGNNFKRRMALRRTWMQYESVRSGEVAVRFFTGLHKNDQVNMELWREAQLYGDIQFMPFVDYYTLITLKTVAICMFGTKIMPAKYIMKTDDDAFVRIDEVMSSLKKSNPRGLLYGLMSFQSSPHRDKDSKWFISPKEWPVETYPPWAHGPGYIISRDIAKFVVRGHLERTLQLFKLEDVAMGIWIQQYKESGQEVNYANDERFYNEGCDSDYVLAHYQSPRLMLCLWEKLQKESQAVCCE
- the LOC123409249 gene encoding dihydrolipoyl dehydrogenase 1, mitochondrial-like, with product MALAILARRRAAEAVARRAHAPGAAALSAWRAYAAAAAAEESDVVVVGGGPGGYVAAIKAAQLGLKTTCIEKRGTLGGTCLNVGCIPSKALLHSSHMYHEAKTSFAHHGVKISNLEVDLPAMMAQKDKAVAGLTKGIEGLFKKNKVTYVKGFGKLTSPSEVSVDLVDGGNTVVKGKNIIIATGSDVKSLPGITIDEKKIVSSTGALCLSGIPKKMVVIGAGYIGLEMGSVWNRLGTEVTVVEFAPDIVPSMDGEIRKQFQRMLQKQKMKFMLKTKVVGVDTSGDGVKLTLEPAAGGEQSTLEADIVLVSAGRTPYTAGLGLDAIGVEMDKAGRILVDKRFMTNVNGVYAIGDAIPGPMLAHKAEEDGVACVEFLAGKEGHVDYDLVPGVVYTHPEVASVGKTEEQVKASGIPYRVGKFPLMANSRAKAIDDAEGMVKVVADKETDKILGVHIMAQNAGEIIHEAVLALQYGASSEDVARICHAHPTVSEALKEACLQTHSKAIHI